In Arthrobacter sp. QXT-31, one genomic interval encodes:
- a CDS encoding CPBP family intramembrane glutamic endopeptidase has product MLVPSRRRLRIEVLIVLALSLGQSAVYSVVQLLDKLTSAPLAQGTSTLNRSQSTREYFDLTYQLLEIFFALMPVLLVIYFLTDQRQSRTVTGHRSGSVFEKLGFNFARPGRDLIQGFGLAVLIGLPSLGLYAAGRALGITTAIIPSALDPYWWTVPVLILSAVRHAVVEEVIVVGYLLDRFGKFGWSVPLSVLASATLRGSYHLYQGFGPFIGNAVMGAVFAWVYTKTRRVMPLVIAHAVLNTVAFVGFSLFGKAAGLG; this is encoded by the coding sequence TCTTGATTGTTCTGGCGCTGTCGTTGGGACAGTCGGCTGTGTACTCTGTGGTGCAGCTTCTGGACAAGCTGACCAGCGCGCCGCTGGCCCAGGGCACTTCCACGCTCAACCGGTCGCAGAGCACACGCGAATACTTCGATCTGACGTATCAGTTGCTGGAAATCTTCTTTGCGCTGATGCCCGTCCTGCTCGTGATCTACTTCCTGACTGACCAGCGCCAATCACGTACCGTCACCGGTCACCGCAGTGGTTCGGTGTTCGAAAAGCTTGGCTTCAATTTTGCCCGCCCGGGAAGGGACCTGATTCAGGGATTTGGGCTGGCCGTCCTGATCGGTCTCCCCTCCCTGGGGCTCTATGCGGCTGGGCGCGCGCTGGGCATCACGACTGCGATTATTCCCAGCGCGCTGGACCCGTACTGGTGGACCGTTCCCGTGCTGATTCTCTCCGCAGTGCGGCACGCGGTCGTCGAGGAAGTCATCGTGGTGGGGTACCTGCTGGACCGTTTCGGGAAGTTCGGCTGGTCAGTACCGCTGTCCGTCCTTGCCAGCGCCACGCTCAGGGGCAGCTACCACCTGTACCAAGGCTTCGGGCCATTCATCGGAAACGCCGTCATGGGTGCGGTCTTTGCCTGGGTCTACACCAAAACCCGGCGCGTGATGCCACTGGTCATCGCCCACGCAGTGCTGAACACGGTGGCATTCGTAGGGTTCAGCCTCTTTGGCAAGGCAGCGGGGCTCGGGTAG
- a CDS encoding carbonic anhydrase: protein MVRLGGWFLAHGALLGLELQLTLPSPSRPDGKWRVSIAGSCSFFALPRLNRVLHSIPEGTDVLVELSADYVDHAFHEALVAWKKQHTAAGGSVLIEEHGNTAFQDAAANTPQRQEALELPLQPRANRQPAGIDDVEHLRLRSILLGVDKYHRRHADKVLPLIQDLAEGQNPDTLFVACVDSRVNPNLITSSGPGDLLTLRNIGNVVSNAGEDASIESVLSFALTGLGVESIVICGHSNCGAMKAVIADAETGPASLGLGEAFNTWLGHARPSHQELLDGHPVAAAAAAAGYSRLDQLGMVNVAVQLRKLEDHPLAGPALATGQLQATGLFFDITTARVILITTDSIQHLDAGAAPLSRAVSP, encoded by the coding sequence TTGGTACGCCTGGGGGGCTGGTTCCTTGCACATGGCGCTCTTCTTGGTCTTGAACTCCAACTTACGCTGCCCTCACCCTCCAGACCGGACGGCAAGTGGCGCGTCAGCATCGCCGGTTCCTGCAGTTTCTTCGCACTGCCCCGGCTAAACCGGGTGCTGCACTCGATCCCCGAAGGCACGGACGTGCTGGTCGAACTCAGCGCGGACTACGTGGATCATGCTTTTCACGAGGCCTTGGTCGCCTGGAAAAAGCAGCACACCGCGGCCGGAGGATCGGTCCTGATCGAGGAGCATGGAAACACGGCATTCCAGGATGCAGCTGCCAACACCCCCCAACGCCAGGAAGCACTGGAGCTGCCGCTGCAACCCAGGGCGAACCGGCAGCCTGCGGGCATTGACGACGTCGAGCATCTCCGTCTGCGCTCCATCCTGCTGGGCGTCGACAAATACCACCGCCGCCATGCGGACAAAGTCCTCCCGCTCATCCAGGACCTCGCGGAGGGCCAGAACCCCGACACCCTGTTCGTGGCCTGCGTGGACTCCCGGGTTAACCCCAACCTGATCACCAGCAGCGGCCCCGGCGACCTGCTCACCCTGCGCAACATAGGCAACGTCGTGTCCAACGCCGGAGAGGACGCCTCGATCGAATCGGTCCTGTCCTTCGCCCTCACCGGGCTGGGCGTGGAGTCCATCGTGATCTGCGGCCACTCGAACTGCGGAGCCATGAAGGCCGTCATCGCCGACGCAGAAACCGGACCCGCTTCTTTGGGACTCGGCGAAGCCTTCAATACCTGGCTCGGCCACGCCCGTCCAAGCCACCAAGAATTACTGGACGGGCACCCGGTGGCAGCCGCGGCCGCAGCGGCAGGCTACAGCCGGCTGGATCAGCTGGGCATGGTCAACGTGGCCGTGCAACTGCGCAAACTTGAAGACCACCCGCTCGCGGGCCCCGCACTGGCGACAGGCCAACTGCAGGCCACAGGACTCTTCTTCGACATCACAACGGCCCGCGTGATCCTTATCACCACCGACTCCATCCAGCACCTCGACGCCGGAGCAGCGCCCTTGTCCCGGGCGGTTTCTCCATGA